A single Endozoicomonas sp. NE40 DNA region contains:
- the murJ gene encoding murein biosynthesis integral membrane protein MurJ: protein MSEQPSDNDIKQPRSHSLLRSSLVVGVMTMMSRVLGLVRDVVVAGYFGSSMAADAFFVAFKIPNFLRRLFAEGAFSQAFVPVLSEYRTTKPFDEVRILVSRVSGTLAGTLLMVTVLCMLGSPLLIRLFAPGFIDEPEKLALAGSMLRITFPYLLLISLTALAGGILNSFSRFAVPAFTPVLLNLSLIGSTLLLTPYFAEPVMALAWGVVIAGVSQLLLQLPFLMQIRLLPLPRWDRQHEGVRRIMKLMIPALFGVSVSQINLLLDTVLASFLQTGSVSWLYYSDRLSELPLGVFGIAIATVILPSLSRKHADDSKDQFSRTLDWAIRLVLLIGIPAGVALFILAEPLIATLFHYGEMQDRDVIMAGMSLQAYSLGLVAFMLIKVLAPGYFARQDTKTPVQIAIKAMVANMVFNLMLVFWLQHVGLALATAMSAFLNASLLFLGLKKTGVFKPQTGWWLYAFRLLFANVVMAAVLLLMEGDVQQWLDWSLWQRVSQMSLTVVSGLAAYGLSLLVVGVRPSQFRH, encoded by the coding sequence ATGTCTGAACAACCCTCTGATAATGATATAAAGCAGCCACGCTCCCACAGCTTGCTGAGATCCAGTCTGGTGGTAGGCGTTATGACCATGATGTCCCGGGTACTGGGGCTGGTTCGTGACGTGGTGGTGGCTGGCTATTTTGGCTCGTCCATGGCAGCGGACGCTTTTTTTGTCGCTTTCAAAATTCCCAACTTTCTCAGGCGGCTGTTTGCCGAAGGCGCTTTTTCCCAGGCATTTGTGCCGGTTTTGTCGGAATATCGCACCACCAAACCCTTTGATGAAGTCCGTATTCTGGTCAGCCGTGTCAGCGGTACACTGGCTGGCACGCTGTTGATGGTCACCGTTCTTTGTATGCTGGGTTCGCCATTGCTGATTCGCCTGTTTGCGCCGGGCTTTATTGATGAGCCGGAAAAGCTGGCGCTGGCTGGCAGTATGCTGCGCATCACCTTTCCTTATTTGCTGCTGATTTCGCTGACGGCTCTGGCTGGCGGGATTCTTAACAGTTTCAGCCGTTTTGCTGTGCCTGCCTTTACGCCGGTTCTGTTGAATCTCAGCCTTATTGGCTCAACTCTGCTGCTTACCCCTTACTTTGCCGAGCCGGTGATGGCGCTGGCGTGGGGCGTTGTGATCGCAGGTGTCTCCCAGCTGCTGTTGCAGCTGCCGTTCCTGATGCAGATCCGTTTGCTGCCTTTGCCGCGCTGGGATCGTCAGCATGAAGGGGTGCGACGCATCATGAAGCTGATGATTCCGGCTCTGTTTGGTGTGTCCGTCAGTCAGATCAACCTGTTGCTGGATACAGTGCTGGCTTCGTTTCTGCAAACCGGCAGTGTCTCCTGGTTGTATTATTCCGATCGTCTGTCAGAACTGCCTCTGGGGGTGTTTGGTATCGCCATTGCGACGGTGATTCTGCCCAGCCTGTCCCGTAAACACGCCGATGACTCGAAAGACCAGTTTTCCAGAACGCTGGACTGGGCGATTCGTCTGGTGCTGTTGATTGGTATTCCTGCCGGTGTTGCACTGTTTATTCTGGCTGAACCGTTGATTGCGACCCTGTTTCATTACGGTGAAATGCAGGATCGGGATGTGATTATGGCCGGTATGAGTCTGCAGGCTTATTCACTGGGGTTGGTGGCCTTTATGCTGATCAAGGTGCTGGCGCCGGGTTACTTTGCCCGTCAGGACACGAAGACTCCGGTACAGATTGCTATTAAGGCCATGGTCGCCAATATGGTGTTTAACCTGATGCTGGTGTTCTGGCTGCAGCATGTGGGTCTGGCACTGGCGACGGCTATGTCAGCCTTTTTGAATGCCAGCCTGCTGTTCCTGGGGCTTAAGAAAACAGGGGTCTTCAAACCCCAGACAGGTTGGTGGCTTTATGCTTTCCGGCTGCTGTTTGCCAATGTGGTGATGGCTGCTGTTCTGCTGCTGATGGAAGGCGATGTTCAGCAATGGCTGGACTGGTCGCTTTGGCAGCGTGTCAGTCAGATGTCGTTAACCGTTGTGTCGGGTCTGGCCGCTTATGGGTTGAGCTTGCTGGTTGTCGGTGTTCGCCCGTCGCAGTTCAGGCACTAA